One Sediminicola sp. YIK13 DNA segment encodes these proteins:
- a CDS encoding helix-turn-helix transcriptional regulator has product MRNSIKVERAKKNITQAQLADMAKVSRQTINTMELGKYVPSTTLALRLSKIFEVSVNDLFQLDEGDWE; this is encoded by the coding sequence ATGAGGAATAGTATTAAGGTAGAGAGGGCCAAGAAGAATATCACCCAGGCACAGTTGGCGGATATGGCCAAGGTGAGCCGGCAGACGATAAACACGATGGAATTGGGAAAGTATGTTCCCTCAACAACCCTTGCTTTACGTTTATCAAAGATTTTTGAAGTTTCGGTAAATGATTTGTTTCAACTCGACGAAGGGGATTGGGAGTAA
- the frr gene encoding ribosome recycling factor, giving the protein MNEEISFIIDTAKESMDAAMKHLEKAFVKIRAGKASPIMLSSVMVEYYGSQTPLGQIANVNTPDARTISVQPWEKNMLHEIEKAIMNANLGFNPMNNGDNIIINVPPLTEERRKDLVKQAKAEAEDAKIGIRNARQEANKEIRNADISEDLQKNAEADIQELTNTYIKKIDSVLGIKEIEIMKV; this is encoded by the coding sequence ATGAACGAAGAGATAAGTTTTATTATTGATACGGCCAAAGAATCTATGGATGCTGCCATGAAACATTTGGAAAAGGCGTTTGTAAAAATCAGGGCCGGAAAAGCGAGCCCAATAATGCTCTCCAGTGTAATGGTTGAATATTATGGCTCTCAAACTCCATTAGGACAAATTGCGAACGTAAATACCCCGGATGCAAGAACAATATCCGTTCAGCCATGGGAGAAAAACATGCTTCATGAAATTGAAAAAGCGATCATGAACGCCAACTTGGGATTCAACCCCATGAACAATGGTGACAACATTATCATCAATGTGCCGCCCCTTACCGAAGAGCGCAGAAAGGACTTGGTAAAACAAGCCAAAGCGGAAGCCGAAGATGCCAAAATTGGAATTCGTAATGCGAGACAGGAAGCCAACAAAGAAATAAGAAACGCTGATATCTCCGAAGATTTACAAAAAAATGCTGAGGCAGATATCCAAGAACTTACCAATACATACATTAAAAAAATTGACTCGGTTCTGGGTATTAAAGAAATTGAAATAATGAAAGTCTAA
- the rpsB gene encoding 30S ribosomal protein S2 — MANNIEVKDLLEAGVHFGHLTRKWNPNMAPYIYMERNGIHVINLYKTVAKLEEANEALKKIAASGRKILFVATKKQAKDIVAEKAGNANMPYITERWPGGMLTNFVTIRKAVKKMASIDRMKKDGTFNTLSKKERLQVERLRAKLEKNLGSISEMTRLPAALFIVDTMREHIAVKEALKLNIPIFAMVDTNSDPRPIDYLIPSNDDASKSIDAILSHVSNAIIEGLAERKSEKTEKEEPKAAAPKKAAKPDDLTKIEGIGPKIAEVFNEQGIMTFADLASKTEDDLKEILVEAGSTFASNNPASWAKQAKMAAEGKWAELKEWQETVKGGVE; from the coding sequence ATGGCAAACAATATTGAAGTAAAAGACCTTCTAGAGGCAGGTGTACATTTTGGTCACCTTACAAGAAAATGGAATCCAAACATGGCTCCTTATATCTATATGGAGCGTAACGGGATTCACGTTATCAACTTATACAAAACTGTTGCAAAATTAGAAGAGGCCAATGAAGCCCTTAAAAAAATTGCAGCATCTGGTAGAAAAATTCTTTTCGTTGCTACCAAGAAACAAGCAAAAGACATCGTAGCTGAAAAAGCTGGAAACGCAAACATGCCTTACATCACTGAAAGATGGCCTGGTGGAATGTTGACCAACTTTGTAACTATCCGTAAAGCCGTTAAAAAAATGGCCTCTATCGATAGAATGAAGAAAGATGGTACTTTCAACACCCTTTCTAAGAAAGAGCGTTTGCAAGTTGAGCGTTTACGTGCAAAATTGGAGAAGAACTTAGGTTCCATTTCTGAAATGACACGTCTACCTGCTGCTTTGTTCATCGTAGATACCATGCGCGAGCACATCGCCGTTAAAGAAGCATTAAAATTGAACATTCCAATTTTTGCTATGGTAGATACCAATTCCGATCCAAGACCTATCGATTATTTGATCCCATCCAATGATGATGCTTCTAAATCTATCGATGCTATCTTGTCACACGTTTCAAATGCTATTATCGAAGGATTGGCAGAACGTAAGTCGGAGAAAACAGAGAAAGAAGAGCCTAAGGCTGCTGCTCCTAAAAAAGCTGCAAAACCGGATGACTTGACTAAAATTGAAGGTATCGGTCCAAAAATTGCCGAAGTTTTCAATGAGCAAGGCATTATGACTTTTGCTGATCTTGCTTCCAAAACTGAAGATGACTTAAAAGAAATCTTGGTTGAAGCTGGTTCTACTTTTGCTTCCAATAACCCAGCTTCATGGGCCAAGCAAGCAAAAATGGCTGCTGAAGGTAAATGGGCAGAGCTTAAAGAATGGCAAGAAACTGTAAAAGGTGGTGTAGAATAA
- a CDS encoding DUF5686 family protein gives MKNALLYFVLFFTTLTWSQTISGIVKDRKTNQPLPFASIEPNKGSGTITDFDGQFVLESANDISLIQVRYIGYAPLEIVITPDQTFYTILLDQSMVVLDEVVLNSYVQSTEEIIKNAIAYKKTNNPEKILDSYSFKTYHKLLVTAPVDSINPAIDSIYVRDNGTLRFKELDSTNFNLKRQLTRSHLYFGEEASSHKFTKDNGRQKTIKAIRMAGFKEPIYEVLGLQFQSFSFYDSDYILLENEYINPLSALGLKKYNYKILEVTKDGASSAFMIYYSPKDQSQTKGLEGVLYINTSTYALQKAIAQTKEVFDVRATQTFKYYPEENIWFPNSKEIKIKKGETPKSLSFLGNRFEIRKGQQDSTLVHSNPQNAEDLVYLISEEHNFDVALNPPLKIKRKGLAIKIEDDAYQRDEVFWNTFRTDTITPLGKETYVYMDSLVDQNNVEPRLNRTRKLLQGYYPTKYFDFDLRYILKYNNYEAFRLGLGAITNTNFSNKLFLNGYAVYGTLDQKFKYSFGATTRLNKEYNTWLGINYTDDLVESGSSKYITDKRTFYLFEPRLFNISSFYATKNTSVYLDHDFTPKLNSRLQFSKSFNDPTYNYTYVLDGQNYTSYDLTEATLSFQWNPFSEYMQAQEEKRTLKDGFPQFTLQVTQSLPNVLDGDFTFTKFNFKAFYVKRSLNKTRTEILLNSGFAFGDIPLTHLYHTSPNQPDGGVIMDRFSVTGRESFETMFFDEFFSDRFIMGQIRHTLRPFKISGRIRPQLALITRSVIGDISNIENHVGLNFGSLNKGYFESGVELNRILAGFGLSFFYRHGAYHLPTFDDNISFKFTYYFGSGF, from the coding sequence GTGAAAAACGCCTTACTCTATTTCGTATTATTTTTCACAACGCTGACTTGGTCCCAAACAATATCCGGCATAGTCAAGGACAGGAAAACCAACCAACCCTTGCCCTTTGCCTCTATTGAACCCAACAAAGGCTCCGGCACCATTACAGATTTTGATGGCCAATTTGTCTTGGAAAGTGCCAATGACATTAGCCTGATCCAAGTGCGTTATATTGGTTACGCTCCTCTGGAAATTGTCATTACCCCAGACCAAACTTTTTACACCATCCTATTGGACCAATCCATGGTGGTCTTGGATGAAGTGGTCCTAAATTCCTATGTACAATCTACCGAGGAGATCATTAAAAATGCCATCGCCTATAAAAAAACGAACAACCCAGAAAAAATACTGGACAGTTATTCCTTTAAGACCTACCACAAGCTTTTGGTCACTGCACCGGTAGATTCCATTAATCCGGCCATTGATTCCATCTATGTGCGGGACAATGGCACATTGCGCTTTAAAGAATTAGATTCCACCAATTTTAATTTAAAAAGACAACTTACCAGATCACACCTATATTTCGGGGAAGAGGCCTCCTCCCATAAATTCACCAAAGACAATGGCAGGCAAAAGACCATTAAGGCAATCCGCATGGCTGGTTTTAAGGAGCCTATTTATGAAGTTCTGGGACTTCAATTCCAATCCTTTTCTTTTTATGACTCCGATTATATCCTTTTGGAAAATGAATATATCAATCCACTTTCTGCCTTAGGCCTAAAAAAATACAACTATAAAATATTAGAGGTGACCAAAGACGGGGCGTCATCTGCATTTATGATCTACTATTCCCCTAAAGATCAAAGTCAAACTAAAGGTCTAGAAGGCGTTCTTTACATCAATACAAGCACCTACGCACTTCAAAAAGCCATTGCCCAGACCAAGGAGGTTTTTGATGTAAGGGCTACCCAGACCTTTAAGTACTATCCCGAAGAAAATATCTGGTTCCCGAACAGTAAAGAAATAAAAATCAAAAAAGGTGAGACCCCTAAAAGCCTATCCTTTTTAGGAAATAGATTTGAAATCAGAAAGGGCCAACAAGACTCTACCTTGGTGCATTCCAATCCCCAGAATGCCGAAGATCTCGTATATCTTATCTCCGAGGAGCATAATTTTGATGTTGCCCTCAACCCTCCCTTAAAAATCAAAAGAAAAGGCCTTGCCATTAAGATTGAAGATGACGCTTACCAGAGGGACGAGGTCTTTTGGAACACGTTTAGAACAGATACCATCACCCCTCTGGGTAAAGAAACCTATGTTTATATGGATAGTTTGGTGGATCAAAATAACGTGGAACCAAGATTGAACCGCACGAGAAAACTGTTGCAGGGATATTACCCTACCAAATACTTTGATTTTGATTTGAGGTATATTCTCAAATACAATAATTACGAAGCCTTTAGACTTGGTCTTGGCGCCATCACCAACACTAATTTTTCCAACAAACTTTTTCTCAACGGGTATGCTGTTTACGGCACCTTGGACCAAAAGTTCAAATATAGTTTTGGGGCAACGACCAGGCTGAACAAGGAATACAATACTTGGTTGGGCATCAATTACACCGATGACCTTGTAGAGTCTGGGAGCTCAAAATATATTACAGACAAGCGAACTTTCTATTTGTTTGAGCCACGGTTGTTCAATATTTCTTCTTTTTATGCCACCAAAAACACTTCGGTGTACTTGGACCATGATTTCACCCCCAAACTGAACAGCAGGCTACAATTCTCCAAAAGCTTTAATGACCCCACTTACAATTACACCTATGTGTTGGATGGACAGAATTATACTTCGTATGATTTGACCGAGGCCACCCTAAGTTTTCAGTGGAACCCGTTTTCTGAATATATGCAGGCCCAAGAGGAAAAGAGAACCCTAAAGGATGGGTTTCCCCAGTTCACCCTCCAAGTTACACAAAGTCTCCCCAACGTTTTGGATGGCGACTTTACTTTTACAAAGTTCAACTTCAAGGCCTTTTATGTCAAAAGATCCCTCAATAAGACCAGAACGGAAATTTTGCTCAATAGCGGCTTTGCTTTCGGGGACATCCCGCTTACCCACCTGTACCACACCTCTCCAAACCAACCAGACGGAGGTGTTATCATGGACCGATTTTCGGTTACCGGAAGGGAAAGTTTCGAAACTATGTTCTTTGATGAATTCTTCTCGGACCGCTTTATCATGGGGCAAATAAGACATACCCTAAGACCCTTCAAGATCAGTGGTCGCATTAGGCCCCAATTGGCCCTGATCACAAGAAGTGTAATTGGTGATATTTCAAATATTGAAAATCATGTAGGCCTAAATTTTGGTTCGCTGAATAAAGGATATTTTGAAAGCGGCGTTGAATTGAACAGGATTTTGGCAGGTTTTGGTCTAAGCTTTTTTTACAGACATGGGGCCTATCATCTGCCTACTTTCGACGATAATATCTCCTTTAAATTCACCTATTATTTCGGTTCTGGTTTTTAG
- the tsf gene encoding translation elongation factor Ts — translation MVKITAAEVNKLRQTTGAGMMDCKKALVEAEGNFETAIEILRKKGQKVAANRADRESSEGAAIAKVSTDNTSGVVISLNCETDFVAKNESFVTLANELADLALNFDKKEDFLAADFKGITVQEKLIEQTGVIGEKLEIGGFERLSAPFVGSYIHAGNKIATLVGLSASVDGADVAAKDVAMQAAAMNPVALNEAGVDQSIIDKEIEIAKDQLRQEGKPEAMLDNIAKGKLNRFFKDNTLVNQDFIKDSKQSVAQYVKSVDSNLEITGFKRVALG, via the coding sequence ATGGTAAAGATTACCGCTGCAGAAGTAAATAAATTAAGACAGACCACAGGTGCTGGAATGATGGATTGTAAAAAAGCCTTAGTGGAAGCTGAAGGTAATTTCGAAACTGCAATTGAGATTCTACGTAAAAAAGGTCAAAAAGTAGCTGCCAATAGAGCTGACAGAGAATCTTCAGAAGGAGCAGCTATTGCAAAGGTTAGTACTGACAATACCTCTGGTGTTGTTATCTCTTTGAACTGTGAGACCGACTTCGTAGCTAAAAACGAATCTTTCGTGACTTTGGCCAACGAACTTGCTGATCTTGCTTTGAATTTTGACAAAAAAGAAGATTTTCTTGCTGCAGACTTCAAAGGCATCACAGTACAGGAGAAACTTATTGAGCAAACTGGCGTTATCGGAGAAAAACTTGAAATAGGTGGTTTCGAGAGATTGAGTGCTCCTTTTGTAGGATCATACATCCACGCAGGAAACAAAATAGCCACATTGGTTGGACTTTCTGCTTCTGTTGATGGTGCAGATGTTGCAGCTAAAGATGTTGCTATGCAAGCTGCTGCAATGAACCCGGTTGCTTTGAACGAAGCTGGTGTAGACCAATCTATCATCGACAAAGAAATAGAGATAGCCAAAGACCAATTGCGTCAAGAAGGCAAGCCAGAAGCTATGTTGGACAATATCGCTAAAGGTAAATTGAACCGTTTCTTTAAAGATAACACCTTGGTAAACCAAGATTTCATTAAAGACAGCAAACAAAGTGTTGCACAATATGTAAAATCTGTAGATTCAAACCTTGAAATTACAGGATTTAAAAGAGTTGCCCTAGGGTAA
- the pyrH gene encoding UMP kinase, with protein sequence MQYKRILLKLSGEALMGERQYGIDPKRLSEYAEEIKIIVDKGVEVAIVIGGGNIFRGLSGENNGIDRVQGDHMGMLATVINGLALQSALEVKGIPTRLQSAIKINEVAEPFIRRRAIRHLEKGRVVIFGGGTGNPYFTTDSAAVLRAIEIEADVILKGTRVDGIYSSDPEKDKNATKFNTISFTDVLNKGLKVMDTTAFTLSQENELPIVVFDMNKKGNLLKIVSGENVGTMVNI encoded by the coding sequence ATGCAGTATAAAAGAATACTTCTAAAACTTAGCGGAGAAGCATTAATGGGGGAAAGACAATATGGAATTGACCCAAAACGCCTTTCCGAGTATGCCGAGGAAATAAAAATTATAGTTGATAAGGGAGTAGAAGTTGCCATAGTTATTGGTGGTGGAAATATTTTCAGAGGTTTATCTGGGGAGAACAATGGCATAGATAGAGTTCAAGGAGACCATATGGGGATGTTGGCAACGGTTATCAATGGCCTTGCACTGCAAAGTGCCCTTGAGGTAAAAGGTATCCCTACCCGCCTGCAGTCAGCCATAAAAATCAACGAGGTTGCCGAACCATTTATCAGAAGAAGAGCAATAAGACATTTGGAAAAAGGAAGGGTTGTGATCTTTGGAGGAGGAACTGGTAATCCTTATTTCACCACAGATTCTGCCGCTGTCCTTAGAGCTATTGAAATTGAAGCCGATGTAATCCTTAAAGGAACAAGAGTTGATGGGATTTATAGCTCAGATCCAGAAAAAGACAAAAATGCCACCAAGTTCAATACCATTTCCTTTACGGATGTGCTGAACAAAGGGTTAAAGGTTATGGACACCACAGCGTTCACTTTGAGCCAAGAAAATGAGCTCCCGATAGTGGTTTTTGACATGAACAAAAAAGGAAATCTTCTTAAGATAGTTTCCGGAGAGAATGTTGGTACCATGGTAAACATTTAA
- the rpsI gene encoding 30S ribosomal protein S9 gives MEVIHKIGRRKTAVARVYVSEGKGNITINKKDLNVYFPTATLQYKVKQPFALTSNDDNFDVKVNVYGGGITGQAEAIRLALSRALCEMDAEHRLVLKPEGLLTRDPRMVERKKFGQKKARKKFQFSKR, from the coding sequence ATGGAAGTAATTCACAAAATCGGTAGAAGGAAAACCGCTGTTGCTCGTGTTTATGTTTCAGAAGGTAAAGGAAACATCACAATCAACAAAAAAGACTTGAATGTATACTTTCCTACTGCTACATTGCAGTACAAAGTAAAACAGCCTTTCGCATTGACAAGCAACGACGATAATTTTGACGTAAAAGTCAATGTTTATGGTGGTGGTATCACTGGACAAGCAGAAGCGATCCGCTTAGCTTTATCTAGAGCTCTATGTGAAATGGATGCTGAACACAGACTTGTTTTGAAGCCAGAAGGCCTTCTTACTAGAGATCCAAGAATGGTTGAACGTAAGAAATTCGGTCAGAAGAAAGCTCGTAAGAAATTCCAGTTCTCGAAACGTTAA
- a CDS encoding M61 family metallopeptidase, with product MKKTILIILAGLSLMGCGASKNLVPASNSPVMTSIDLVNVVDDRVKVSVDPGAFTTDNVAFFIPKTVPGTYSEDNYGKYIQNFKAYDYKGRELSFSKLDDNTWNISNGKALDKLTYEVNDTFDTEGEVREAVFSPAGTNILKGENFMLNLHGFIGYFDGLKEVPYEIAISAPSNLSPTTSLTKKSGTNGVDTFVAGRYFEVIDNPIMYAKATAESFEISGITVNLVIYSPNQIYTASDLKERMQTMMGAQKSFLGEVNSTEQYNIILYLSTLGEEDASGFGALEHHTSTVVVLPEQMPLDRLEQAMVDVVSHEFFHIVTPLSVHSREIQFFDFNDPKMSEHLWMYEGTTEYFANLFQIQQGLIDEAEFYKRIMDKINNAKRYDDNMSFTEMSKNILMAPYKENYANVYEKGTLINMALDITLRDLSKGEKGVLWLLKELSKKYGDQVPFEDNELIGEITAMTYPEVGEFFKTHVIGNTPIDYAAYLSKVGLTITDVTQESGYFLNGDIPYIDVDGNNDNAIFIREGITLNSFFIDLGAKGGDVIKRIDGVDISLETIRPIIGASFSWSADKEIQMVVARDGEEITLSGRVGTPIVKLETIVPMENATAEQVALRNVWMKG from the coding sequence ATGAAAAAAACGATATTGATTATCCTTGCTGGATTATCGCTAATGGGTTGCGGTGCATCCAAGAACTTGGTGCCTGCCTCCAATAGTCCTGTTATGACCTCTATAGATTTAGTGAATGTTGTGGATGATCGGGTCAAGGTGAGTGTAGATCCCGGCGCCTTTACCACAGATAATGTTGCTTTTTTTATCCCAAAAACCGTTCCTGGGACCTATAGTGAGGATAATTATGGAAAATATATCCAAAACTTTAAGGCTTATGATTATAAAGGGAGAGAATTGTCTTTCTCAAAATTGGATGACAATACCTGGAATATAAGCAATGGGAAAGCTTTGGATAAGTTAACCTATGAGGTAAACGACACCTTTGATACGGAAGGGGAAGTGCGGGAAGCCGTTTTTTCGCCTGCAGGCACCAATATTCTAAAAGGGGAGAACTTCATGCTCAATCTCCATGGCTTTATAGGCTATTTTGACGGTTTAAAAGAGGTTCCTTATGAGATTGCCATAAGCGCTCCATCTAATCTTTCGCCAACAACTTCCTTGACCAAAAAGAGCGGAACCAATGGGGTGGACACTTTTGTAGCCGGCAGGTATTTTGAGGTAATAGACAATCCTATTATGTATGCAAAAGCCACCGCTGAATCATTTGAAATAAGTGGGATCACCGTTAACTTGGTGATTTATTCCCCTAACCAGATCTATACGGCTTCAGATCTTAAGGAAAGAATGCAAACCATGATGGGGGCCCAAAAATCATTTTTGGGAGAAGTAAATAGTACCGAACAATACAATATTATTTTATACCTCTCTACACTAGGGGAGGAAGATGCGTCTGGTTTTGGGGCCTTAGAGCACCATACGTCCACCGTTGTGGTATTGCCTGAGCAAATGCCCTTGGATCGTTTGGAACAGGCCATGGTTGATGTTGTTTCCCATGAATTTTTCCATATCGTTACGCCTTTGAGTGTACATTCCAGGGAAATTCAATTTTTTGATTTTAACGATCCAAAAATGTCCGAGCATTTGTGGATGTACGAGGGTACTACCGAATATTTTGCCAATTTGTTTCAAATTCAACAGGGGCTTATTGATGAGGCAGAGTTCTACAAAAGAATTATGGACAAGATCAATAATGCCAAAAGGTATGATGATAACATGTCCTTTACGGAAATGAGCAAAAATATCTTAATGGCTCCGTATAAGGAGAACTATGCCAACGTATATGAAAAGGGGACCTTGATCAATATGGCTTTGGACATTACCTTACGTGATCTTAGTAAAGGTGAAAAAGGGGTCTTGTGGTTGCTAAAGGAGCTTTCCAAGAAATACGGAGATCAAGTTCCTTTTGAGGACAATGAGCTCATTGGGGAAATTACCGCAATGACCTATCCGGAAGTGGGAGAATTTTTTAAAACCCATGTGATTGGAAATACGCCCATTGATTACGCCGCCTATTTATCTAAAGTAGGTTTAACGATCACGGACGTAACCCAGGAGAGTGGTTATTTTTTGAATGGAGATATTCCATATATAGACGTGGATGGGAACAACGACAACGCCATTTTTATTAGGGAAGGGATCACCTTGAACAGCTTTTTTATTGATTTGGGAGCCAAGGGGGGTGACGTAATTAAGCGTATAGATGGAGTGGACATTTCCTTGGAGACTATACGACCCATTATTGGGGCGAGTTTTAGTTGGTCTGCCGATAAGGAGATACAAATGGTTGTGGCGCGTGATGGCGAGGAAATAACCTTATCCGGTAGAGTGGGCACGCCCATTGTAAAGCTGGAAACTATTGTTCCTATGGAAAACGCAACTGCAGAACAAGTGGCATTAAGGAACGTTTGGATGAAAGGCTAA
- a CDS encoding lipocalin family protein has translation MIKRTMLSLVFVALLGLSCSSDKDNAMGATSIEGTWDVAELKVNDLNNQDLLFAKGIFDVLIAQDCELLALTFRADGTLITRSGVSDIEIDFNATSIPCPTSFEEEDATWSLEGDQLTITDATGMAETATIQLTSSSLIVAGEDIEAESLTGTEIVFKKR, from the coding sequence ATGATCAAACGTACTATGTTAAGTCTTGTATTTGTGGCCCTCCTTGGTCTTTCTTGTTCATCGGATAAAGATAACGCTATGGGAGCTACTTCCATTGAGGGTACTTGGGATGTGGCAGAATTAAAGGTCAATGATTTAAACAATCAGGATCTTTTATTTGCAAAGGGAATTTTTGATGTCTTGATCGCACAGGATTGTGAGTTATTGGCACTAACCTTTAGGGCCGATGGTACGTTGATCACCAGAAGTGGTGTAAGCGATATTGAGATCGATTTCAATGCAACATCCATCCCTTGTCCTACAAGTTTTGAGGAAGAAGATGCAACATGGAGCTTGGAAGGTGACCAGCTGACCATTACCGATGCTACTGGTATGGCGGAGACGGCTACCATACAGCTTACTAGTAGCAGCCTGATTGTTGCTGGGGAGGATATCGAAGCAGAAAGCCTAACGGGAACAGAGATCGTCTTCAAGAAAAGATAG
- the rplM gene encoding 50S ribosomal protein L13, whose protein sequence is MDTLSYKTISANKATVQKEWLLVDAEGETLGRLASKVAKMLRGKYKPNFTPHVDCGDNVIVINSEKIKLSGNKLESKTYIRHTGYPGGQRSQTASELMEKNPAQVIEKAVKGMLPKNKLGAELFRNLKVYVGSEHNQEAQKPTAINLNEFK, encoded by the coding sequence GTGGACACATTAAGCTATAAGACAATTTCGGCCAATAAAGCTACCGTTCAGAAGGAATGGTTATTGGTTGATGCTGAAGGGGAAACATTAGGAAGATTGGCTTCCAAAGTGGCTAAAATGCTACGAGGAAAGTACAAGCCTAATTTTACACCGCACGTTGATTGTGGAGATAACGTAATCGTTATCAATTCAGAAAAAATCAAACTTTCTGGAAACAAATTAGAGTCAAAGACCTACATACGCCACACAGGGTATCCTGGAGGACAAAGGTCACAGACTGCTAGTGAGTTGATGGAAAAAAATCCTGCGCAAGTTATTGAGAAAGCTGTAAAAGGGATGTTGCCTAAGAACAAATTAGGTGCTGAACTTTTCAGAAATCTAAAAGTGTATGTAGGATCTGAGCACAACCAAGAAGCGCAAAAACCAACAGCAATTAACTTAAACGAATTTAAGTAA